In a genomic window of Neoarius graeffei isolate fNeoGra1 chromosome 13, fNeoGra1.pri, whole genome shotgun sequence:
- the sox18 gene encoding transcription factor Sox-18A translates to MNISESSYCPEASTQPSQVVECGAWVASSSSSPIGPERSRRFDHEAGGGLKERRTGSPDSSQASEGKCGAEPRIRRPMNAFMVWAKDERKRLALQNPDLHNAVLSKMLGQSWKALSTLDKRPFVEEAERLRLQHLHDHPNYKYRPRRKKQPKKVKRVEPGLLLHGLGGCSGSGDAYPQHPHPHHLLPSLGHFRDLHSGSGAQDLEIYGLPTPEMSPLDVLEEGGGDSVFFPPHMQDDVGLAPWVNYHQHQQQSQSHHANHHPPNIHSLHHSHSHLNQKPAPGCRSMQEKCSEPTNSHNLFPSHSSISLPEQAKVPQPSPLQSVYYGQVYGNTPQQPFTSQLGQLSPPPESSTPVPTSTAPQVPPPSLDNNDHLGPSADFWSEVDHHEFEQYFSASRTRVNRSTACEESSTLISALSDASNAVYYSTCITG, encoded by the exons ATGAATATATCTGAGTCCAGTTATTGTCCAGAGGCCAGCACTCAGcccagccaggttgtggagtgtggagcatgggttgcttCGTCATCTTCCAGCCCAATAGGTCCTGAGCGGAGCCGCAGATTTGATCATGAAGCAGGTGGTGGACTGAAGGAGAGGAGAACAGGAAGCCCGGATTCCAGCCAAGCCAGTGAGGGAAAGTGTGGGGCTGAGCCGAGGATCCGCAGGCCCATGAATGCCTTTATGGTGTGGGCTAAGGATGAACGCAAGCGGCTGGCGTTGCAGAATCCAGACCTGCACAATGCCGTGCTAAGCAAGATGCTAG GCCAGTCCTGGAAGGCTCTGAGTACGCTGGACAAGCGTCCCTTCGTAGAGGAAGCTGAACGTCTCCGGCTGCAACATCTCCATGACCATCCCAACTACAAATACCGGCCTCGGCGTAAAAAGCAGCCCAAAAAGGTGAAGCGAGTGGAGCCTGGCCTGCTTCTCCATGGTCTGGGTGGATGCTCTGGGAGTGGAGATGCCTACCCTCAGCACCCTCATCCCCACCACCTTCTTCCATCTTTGGGCCATTTCCGAGATCTTCACTCTGGATCTGGTGCACAAGATCTGGAGATCTATGGCCTCCCTACACCTGAGATGTCTCCTCTGGACGTGCTGGAGGAGGGAGGCGGAGACTCTGTCTTCTTTCCCCCTCACATGCAGGATGATGTGGGCTTGGCACCTTGGGTCAACTACCACCAGCACCAACAGCAAAGCCAAAGCCACCATGCTAACCACCATCCCCCGaacatccactctctccaccactCCCACTCCCACCTCAACCAGAAACCTGCACCAGGTTGCCGTTCTATGCAGGAGAAATGCTCAGAACCTACGAACTCTCACAATCTCTTCCCTTCCCATTCCAGTATAAGTCTCCCAGAACAGGCCAAAGTCCCACAACCCTCTCCACTTCAAAGTGTTTACTATGGTCAAGTTTATGGAAACACCCCACAACAGCCCTTCACATCTCAACTTGGCCAACTTTCTCCCCCTCCAGAATCTTCCACCCCAGTTCCTACTTCCACTGCCCCCCAGGTTCCACCACCCTCCCTGGACAATAACGACCACCTAGGACCTTCAGCAGATTTCTGGAGTGAAGTGGACCATCATGAGTTTGAGCAGTATTTCAGTGCCAGCAGGACTCGAGTAAACAGGAGCACTGCATGTGAAGAGAGCAGCACGCTCATATCAGCCTTGTCTGATGCCAGCAACGCTGTCTACTACAGCACCTGTATTACTGGATAA